A single window of Drosophila suzukii chromosome 3, CBGP_Dsuzu_IsoJpt1.0, whole genome shotgun sequence DNA harbors:
- the Gbeta76C gene encoding guanine nucleotide-binding protein subunit beta-2: protein MPKIDPETQKLYDEINGMIQKFKDDQKAKADCTLADKCGDMGDVPKIRLSSKKILKGHINKVNSVHFAGDSRHCVTGSLDGKLIIWDTWTANKVQIIPLRSAWVMTVAFSPSGNFVACGGMDNQCTVYDVNNRDASGVAKMVKELMGYEGFLSSCRFLDDGHLITGSGDMKICHWDLEKGVKTMDFNGHAGDIAGLSLSPDMKTYITGSVDKTAKLWDVREEGHKQMFFGHDMDVSSVCYHPNGLGFASCSEDQTARMYDLRSDQQIALYEPPQKNTGFTSCALSTSGRYLMCGGIEGNVHSWDTMKQRHTGTLSGHENRITCISLCPNGMCLASTSWDQQVRLWL from the exons ATGCCAAAAATTGATCCcgaaacacaaaaactatacGACGAAATCAATGGCATGATACAGAAGTTTAAG GATGATCAAAAAGCGAAAGCGGACTGCACGTTGGCTGACAAATGCGGCGACATGGGAGATGTGCCCAAGATTCGATTATCATCGAAGAAGATCCTCAAGGGCCACATCAACAAGGTGAACTCTGTGCATTTTGCCGGGGACTCGCGTCACTGCGTCACGGGATCCCTGGATGGAAAGCTGATCATCTGGGACACCTGGACCGCCAATAAGGTGCAGATCATCCCGTTGAGATCCGCCTGGGTGATGACGGTGGCCTTCTCGCCGTCAGGCAACTTCGTGGCCTGCGGAGGAATGGACAACCAGTGCACCGTTTATGACGTGAACAACCGAGATGCCTCCGGAGTGGCCAAAATGGTCAAGGAGCTGATGGGCTACGAGGGATTCCTCAGCTCCTGCCGTTTCCTGGATGACGGCCATCTGATCACCGGCTCGGGTGACATGAAAAT CTGCCATTGGGATCTGGAGAAGGGCGTCAAGACGATGGATTTCAATGGACATGCTGGAGATATAGCTGGCTTATCGCTGTCGCCCGATATGAAGACTTATATCACTGGCTCTGTGGATAAAACTGCCAAGTTGTGGGATGTACGCGAAGAAGGCCACAAGCAGATGTTTTTCGGCCATGACATGGACGTGTCCTCCGTCTGC TACCATCCCAATGGCCTCGGGTTCGCCTCCTGCTCGGAGGATCAGACCGCGCGCATGTACGACTTGCGGTCGGACCAGCAAATCGCGCTGTATGAGCCGCCCCAGAAGAACACGGGCTTCACTTCGTGCG CTCTATCGACCAGCGGGCGCTACCTCATGTGCGGCGGCATTGAGGGCAACGTGCACTCGTGGGACACGATGAAGCAGCGGCACACGG GCACACTGTCTGGTCACGAGAACCGCATCACTTGCATCAGCCTGTGCCCCAATGGCATGTGCCTAGCCTCCACCAGTTGGGATCAGCAAGTGCGTCTGTGGCTCTAA
- the LOC108020322 gene encoding protein similar isoform X2, whose protein sequence is METLPCANQLQEHQQPQQQLVNLSIDASLGENVVSIPKELILISLVSQEQSLYNPKHPNYRSTKTKDEKWLEIGSNVGWSDVQCKSKWKAMRDQYCRELKRAKACAKAVKWKYFKELDFLRPYALARKGRSGQSTNGIVSTTAPISLPMSTSFSSNSSSQNLNLSGSIKIEDASASTLLDNCSFSSSSSADKKPAANFLASHIGAVLQQPQMQTQQESSWNYLTDAGGGATPSIIVQCGSANTTTVVDTLYNEIVDCVNAANQSNSAATVTSTVSGTSAAHNQSTNAEEEDDDPIHTFLNMESYFEKELITLIQQEDMIYNYGNENYRNAKLKMEVWEEIARKLKKSVKQCRLKWKALRDQYAREHKRLRTLMHIDATSRWKHYDSLSFLQKYIQQKTLDSDAQLSMLLPKNDPVRELEEQMVHSHSPPNQQSTLESSSSSSQLNMPALPHLTGPHKAEQQQQQQEEQQQQQQQASELCVATYDDMDIENYINGDAHHDDEEEDDEDEEMETTTAAEQTPQQQEQHVMTYDHDDGPVYMAVQSVTSSMTKQETLSEGATSLEQQQLQSTGEYQKLEIQTPTTPRYQNAATTPSSTSTSRYHSAPITPNKPNHMEFPPSNGHNSGEDDEIGAFFKAVAMKIRNAQLEPVAFTELQIEILRVINEALRNH, encoded by the exons ATGGAGACGCTGCCATGTGCCAACCAGCTgcaggagcaccagcagccacAGCAGCAGCTCGTGAATCTCAGCATAGACGCGAGTCTGGGCGAGAATGTGGTCAGCATTCCCAAGGAGCTGATCCTCATCTCGCTGGTCTCCCAGGAGCAGTCGCTCTACAACCCCAAGCACCCCAACTACCGCAGCACCAAGACCAAGGACGAGAAATGGCTGGAGATCGGCAGCAACGTGGGTTGGTCAG ATGTGCAGTGCAAGTCCAAATGGAAGGCGATGAGGGATCAGTACTGCCGGGAACTCAAACGCGCCAAGGCCTGTGCCAAAGCGGTCAAGTGGAAGTACTTCAAGGAGCTGGACTTCCTGCGTCCATACGCGCTGGCAAGGAA GGGAAGGTCTGGACAAAGCACTAATGGCATCGTCTCTACGACAGCACCCATATCGCTGCCAATGAGTACATCGTttagcagcaacagcagcagccagaACCTCAACCTCTCCGGCAGCATTAAGATTGAAGATGCCAGTGCCTCCACACTGCTGGATAACTGTAGCTTCAGCTCGTCCAGTTCTGCCGACAAAAAGCCCGCAGCTAATTTCTTGGCCAGCCATATTGGAGCCGTGTTGCAGCAGCCACAAATGCAGACTCAGCAGGAAAGCAGCTGGAACTATCTAACCGATGCTGGTGGCGGTGCTACTCCTTCAATCATAGTGCAGTGTGGATCCGCTAACACAACCACTGTGGTAGACACTCTCTACAATGAAATAGTGGACTGCGTGAATGCCGCTAATCAGTCAAACTCGGCAGCAACAGTAACCTCGACCGTATCCGGCACTTCTGCTGCGCACAATCAATCGACTAATGCCGAGGAAGAGGACGACGATCCCATACATACCTTCCTTAACATGGAGAGCTACTTTGAAAAAGAACTGATTACGCTGATCCAGCAGGAGGACATGATCTACAACTACGGCAACGAGAACTATCGCAATGCCAAGCTCAAGATGGAGGTTTGGGAGGAAATCGCCAGAAAGCTGAAGAAGTCGg TTAAACAGTGTCGGCTGAAGTGGAAGGCTCTAAGGGACCAATATGCACGAGAGCACAAGCGACTAAGGACACTGATGCACATAGACGCCACTTCGCGTTGGAAGCACTATGACTCGCTCAGTTTTCTGCAAAAGTACATACAACAAAAGACGCT GGATAGCGATGCGCAGCTCAGTATGCTGCTACCCAAAAATGACCCAGTGCGAGAACTGGAGGAGCAGATGGTCCACTCCCACTCGCCGCCCAACCAGCAAAGCACATTAGAGTCGTCCTCGTCGAGCTCCCAGCTGAATATGCCCGCCCTTCCTCATTTGACGGGACCACACAAGGCcgagcaacaacagcaacagcaggaggagcagcagcagcagcaacaacaggcCAGTGAGCTGTGTGTGGCCACCTACGACGACATGGATATCGAGAACTACATCAATGGGGATGCACATCATGATGATGAGGAGGAAGACGACGAGGACGAGGAGATGGAAACCACAACGGCGGCGGAACAAACTCCTCAGCAGCAAGAGCAGCATGTAATGACTTATGATCACGACGATGGACCCGTTTACATGGCTGTTCAAAGCGTAACGAGTTCTATGACCAAGCAAGAGACGCTTAGCGAAGGAGCCACCAGCctggagcagcagcaactacaATCAACTGGAGAGTATCAAAAGTTGGAGATACAGACTCCCACCACTCCTCGTTACCAGAATGCTGCCACTACTCCCAGCTCTACTTCCACATCTCGCTACCACTCGGCGCCCATCACGCCTAACAAACCCAACCACATGGAGTTCCCTCCTAGCAATGGCCACAATTCTGGAGAGGATGATGAAATTGGTGCGTTTTTCAAGGCAGTGGCCATGAAGATACGAAATGCTCAGCTGGAGCCGGTGGCTTTTACCGAACTGCAAATTGAAATTCTGCGTGTCATTAACGAGGCACTGAGGAACCACTAG
- the LOC108020322 gene encoding protein similar isoform X1, with amino-acid sequence METLPCANQLQEHQQPQQQLVNLSIDASLGENVVSIPKELILISLVSQEQSLYNPKHPNYRSTKTKDEKWLEIGSNVGWSDVQCKSKWKAMRDQYCRELKRAKACAKAVKWKYFKELDFLRPYALARNYRGRSGQSTNGIVSTTAPISLPMSTSFSSNSSSQNLNLSGSIKIEDASASTLLDNCSFSSSSSADKKPAANFLASHIGAVLQQPQMQTQQESSWNYLTDAGGGATPSIIVQCGSANTTTVVDTLYNEIVDCVNAANQSNSAATVTSTVSGTSAAHNQSTNAEEEDDDPIHTFLNMESYFEKELITLIQQEDMIYNYGNENYRNAKLKMEVWEEIARKLKKSVKQCRLKWKALRDQYAREHKRLRTLMHIDATSRWKHYDSLSFLQKYIQQKTLDSDAQLSMLLPKNDPVRELEEQMVHSHSPPNQQSTLESSSSSSQLNMPALPHLTGPHKAEQQQQQQEEQQQQQQQASELCVATYDDMDIENYINGDAHHDDEEEDDEDEEMETTTAAEQTPQQQEQHVMTYDHDDGPVYMAVQSVTSSMTKQETLSEGATSLEQQQLQSTGEYQKLEIQTPTTPRYQNAATTPSSTSTSRYHSAPITPNKPNHMEFPPSNGHNSGEDDEIGAFFKAVAMKIRNAQLEPVAFTELQIEILRVINEALRNH; translated from the exons ATGGAGACGCTGCCATGTGCCAACCAGCTgcaggagcaccagcagccacAGCAGCAGCTCGTGAATCTCAGCATAGACGCGAGTCTGGGCGAGAATGTGGTCAGCATTCCCAAGGAGCTGATCCTCATCTCGCTGGTCTCCCAGGAGCAGTCGCTCTACAACCCCAAGCACCCCAACTACCGCAGCACCAAGACCAAGGACGAGAAATGGCTGGAGATCGGCAGCAACGTGGGTTGGTCAG ATGTGCAGTGCAAGTCCAAATGGAAGGCGATGAGGGATCAGTACTGCCGGGAACTCAAACGCGCCAAGGCCTGTGCCAAAGCGGTCAAGTGGAAGTACTTCAAGGAGCTGGACTTCCTGCGTCCATACGCGCTGGCAAGGAA TTACAGGGGAAGGTCTGGACAAAGCACTAATGGCATCGTCTCTACGACAGCACCCATATCGCTGCCAATGAGTACATCGTttagcagcaacagcagcagccagaACCTCAACCTCTCCGGCAGCATTAAGATTGAAGATGCCAGTGCCTCCACACTGCTGGATAACTGTAGCTTCAGCTCGTCCAGTTCTGCCGACAAAAAGCCCGCAGCTAATTTCTTGGCCAGCCATATTGGAGCCGTGTTGCAGCAGCCACAAATGCAGACTCAGCAGGAAAGCAGCTGGAACTATCTAACCGATGCTGGTGGCGGTGCTACTCCTTCAATCATAGTGCAGTGTGGATCCGCTAACACAACCACTGTGGTAGACACTCTCTACAATGAAATAGTGGACTGCGTGAATGCCGCTAATCAGTCAAACTCGGCAGCAACAGTAACCTCGACCGTATCCGGCACTTCTGCTGCGCACAATCAATCGACTAATGCCGAGGAAGAGGACGACGATCCCATACATACCTTCCTTAACATGGAGAGCTACTTTGAAAAAGAACTGATTACGCTGATCCAGCAGGAGGACATGATCTACAACTACGGCAACGAGAACTATCGCAATGCCAAGCTCAAGATGGAGGTTTGGGAGGAAATCGCCAGAAAGCTGAAGAAGTCGg TTAAACAGTGTCGGCTGAAGTGGAAGGCTCTAAGGGACCAATATGCACGAGAGCACAAGCGACTAAGGACACTGATGCACATAGACGCCACTTCGCGTTGGAAGCACTATGACTCGCTCAGTTTTCTGCAAAAGTACATACAACAAAAGACGCT GGATAGCGATGCGCAGCTCAGTATGCTGCTACCCAAAAATGACCCAGTGCGAGAACTGGAGGAGCAGATGGTCCACTCCCACTCGCCGCCCAACCAGCAAAGCACATTAGAGTCGTCCTCGTCGAGCTCCCAGCTGAATATGCCCGCCCTTCCTCATTTGACGGGACCACACAAGGCcgagcaacaacagcaacagcaggaggagcagcagcagcagcaacaacaggcCAGTGAGCTGTGTGTGGCCACCTACGACGACATGGATATCGAGAACTACATCAATGGGGATGCACATCATGATGATGAGGAGGAAGACGACGAGGACGAGGAGATGGAAACCACAACGGCGGCGGAACAAACTCCTCAGCAGCAAGAGCAGCATGTAATGACTTATGATCACGACGATGGACCCGTTTACATGGCTGTTCAAAGCGTAACGAGTTCTATGACCAAGCAAGAGACGCTTAGCGAAGGAGCCACCAGCctggagcagcagcaactacaATCAACTGGAGAGTATCAAAAGTTGGAGATACAGACTCCCACCACTCCTCGTTACCAGAATGCTGCCACTACTCCCAGCTCTACTTCCACATCTCGCTACCACTCGGCGCCCATCACGCCTAACAAACCCAACCACATGGAGTTCCCTCCTAGCAATGGCCACAATTCTGGAGAGGATGATGAAATTGGTGCGTTTTTCAAGGCAGTGGCCATGAAGATACGAAATGCTCAGCTGGAGCCGGTGGCTTTTACCGAACTGCAAATTGAAATTCTGCGTGTCATTAACGAGGCACTGAGGAACCACTAG